Proteins encoded in a region of the Procambarus clarkii isolate CNS0578487 chromosome 28, FALCON_Pclarkii_2.0, whole genome shotgun sequence genome:
- the LOC138369468 gene encoding 2,3,4,5-tetrahydropyridine-2,6-dicarboxylate N-acetyltransferase-like produces MADEGGVVDEGGVVDKGGVVDEGDVVDKGGVVDEGGVVDEGVMVDEGGVADERGVVDEGGVVDEGGVVDEGVMVDEGGVVDERGVVDEGGVVDEGGVVDERGVVDEGGVVDEGGVVDERGVVDEGGVMDEGGVVDERGVVDEGGVVDEGGVVDERCVVDEGGVVDEGGVVDEGGVVDEGGVVDEGGVVDEGGVVDERCVVDEGGVVDEGGVSSRVCDAQVPFFSGRKKVPVRPKGFR; encoded by the coding sequence ATGGCGGATGAGGGAGGTGTGGTGGATGAGGGAGGTGTGGTGGATAAGGGAGGTGTGGTGGATGAGGGAGATGTGGTGGATAAGGGAGGTGTGGTGGATGAGGGAGGTGTGGTGGATGAGGGGGTTATGGTGGATGAGGGAGGTGTGGCGGATGAGCGAGGTGTGGTGGATGAGGGAGGTGTGGTCGATGAGGGAGGTGTGGTGGATGAGGGGGTTATGGTGGATGAGGGAGGTGTGGTGGATGAGCGAGGTGTGGTGGATGAGGGAGGTGTGGTGGATGAGGGAGGTGTGGTGGATGAGCGTGGTGTGGTGGATGAGGGAGGTGTGGTGGATGAGGGAGGTGTGGTGGATGAGCGAGGTGTGGTGGATGAGGGAGGTGTGATGGATGAGGGAGGTGTGGTGGATGAGCGAGGTGTGGTGGATGAGGGAGGTGTGGTGGATGAGGGAGGTGTGGTGGATGAGCGATGCGTGGTGGATGAGGGAGGTGTGGTGGATGAGGGAGGTGTGGTGGATGAGGGAGGTGTGGTGGATGAGGGCGGTGTGGTGGATGAGGGCGGTGTGGTGGATGAGGGAGGTGTGGTGGATGAGCGATGCGTGGTGGATGAGGGAGGTGTGGtggatgagggaggtgtgagTAGTAGGGTGTGCgacgcacaggtaccttttttttctgggagaaaaaaggtacctgtgcgccccaagggtttcaggtaa